In a genomic window of Leisingera caerulea DSM 24564:
- a CDS encoding tetratricopeptide repeat protein has product MPVSILRSLTCAALMAAAAPAVQAEGLAGSYLAGRAATYDSDFAAAALYYTQALARDPQNPLLMENVVFAQLAMGKAELAVPVAERLRQTGARSQVASIVIAGGHAADGNFQALLDRDLEREAIHPLVDGLLEGWAHIGTGSVSSALKTFDRMAKDSSLKPFVLYHRALALASAGDYGGAEELFAAEDGRLASLSRRAAVARVQILSQLGRNEEARETLQAAFGSRLDPGLEVLDAQLQDGETLAYTIAPGPREGIAEVFFTLGAALNGDTANDYVLMYARMAASLRPDHVDAILLSASLLDQLGRYELSVATYKQVPRSHPDYHAAELGRAEALRRAAKPDAAIEVLEQLTREFPDQPGVYVSLGDLLRQQEDYAAAARAYDKALANSPEDSGSRWFLLYARGICHERLNQWEQAEADFRASLALEPDRPQVLNYLGYSLVEKSSKLDEALSMIERAVAARPDSGYIVDSLGWVLYRMGRFDEAVAHMERAVELMPVDPVVNDHLGDVYWAVGRAREAEFQWKRALSFIDPEDTDGEADPDRIRRKLDIGLDAVLAEEGAKPLKVANGG; this is encoded by the coding sequence GTGCCCGTATCCATTCTTCGCAGCTTGACCTGTGCGGCCCTGATGGCCGCCGCCGCCCCCGCCGTGCAGGCAGAGGGGCTGGCCGGATCCTACCTGGCCGGACGCGCCGCGACCTATGACAGCGATTTTGCCGCTGCGGCGCTGTATTACACCCAGGCGCTGGCACGTGACCCGCAGAACCCGCTGCTGATGGAAAACGTGGTCTTCGCCCAGCTCGCCATGGGCAAGGCGGAACTCGCCGTGCCGGTCGCCGAACGCCTGCGCCAGACTGGCGCGCGCAGCCAGGTGGCCAGTATCGTTATTGCCGGCGGCCATGCGGCCGACGGGAATTTCCAAGCGCTGCTGGACCGCGATCTTGAACGGGAGGCGATCCACCCGCTGGTCGACGGGCTGCTGGAAGGCTGGGCGCATATCGGCACCGGCTCGGTGTCCAGCGCGCTCAAGACGTTTGACCGGATGGCCAAGGACAGCAGCCTGAAGCCGTTTGTGCTCTATCACCGGGCGCTGGCGCTGGCCTCTGCCGGCGATTACGGCGGTGCGGAGGAGCTTTTTGCCGCCGAGGACGGACGCTTGGCCAGCCTCAGCCGCCGTGCCGCGGTGGCGCGGGTCCAGATCCTGTCGCAGCTGGGCCGCAACGAGGAAGCCCGCGAGACGCTGCAGGCAGCCTTTGGCAGCCGCCTCGACCCAGGGCTGGAAGTGCTGGATGCGCAGCTGCAGGACGGTGAAACCCTTGCTTATACCATTGCACCTGGCCCGCGCGAGGGGATTGCCGAGGTCTTCTTTACCCTGGGGGCGGCGCTGAACGGCGATACTGCCAATGACTACGTGCTGATGTACGCCCGCATGGCGGCCTCGCTGCGCCCGGACCATGTGGACGCCATCCTGCTCAGCGCCAGCCTGCTGGACCAGCTGGGCCGCTATGAGCTGTCGGTGGCGACCTACAAGCAGGTGCCGCGCAGCCATCCGGATTACCACGCCGCCGAGCTGGGCCGCGCCGAGGCGCTGCGCCGCGCCGCCAAGCCGGATGCGGCGATCGAAGTGCTGGAACAGCTGACACGTGAATTTCCGGACCAGCCCGGCGTGTATGTCAGCCTCGGCGACCTCCTGCGCCAGCAGGAGGACTATGCCGCGGCAGCCCGGGCCTATGACAAGGCTTTGGCCAACTCGCCGGAGGACTCCGGCAGCCGCTGGTTCCTGCTTTACGCCCGCGGCATCTGCCATGAGCGGCTGAACCAGTGGGAGCAGGCCGAAGCGGACTTCCGCGCCTCCCTGGCGCTGGAGCCGGACCGGCCGCAGGTGCTGAACTACCTGGGCTATTCGCTGGTGGAGAAGAGCAGCAAGCTGGATGAGGCGCTGAGCATGATCGAGCGCGCCGTCGCGGCGCGGCCGGATTCCGGCTATATCGTCGATTCTCTTGGCTGGGTGCTGTACCGCATGGGCCGCTTTGACGAGGCGGTGGCGCATATGGAGCGCGCGGTGGAGCTGATGCCGGTGGATCCGGTGGTTAATGACCACTTGGGCGACGTGTACTGGGCCGTGGGCCGTGCGCGTGAGGCGGAGTTCCAGTGGAAGCGCGCACTCTCCTTCATCGACCCGGAAGACACTGACGGCGAGGCGGACCCCGATCGCATCCGCCGCAAGCTGGACATCGGCCTGGACGCGGTGCTGGCCGAAGAGGGCGCGAAACCCCTGAAGGTCGCCAATGGCGGCTGA
- a CDS encoding electron transfer flavoprotein-ubiquinone oxidoreductase, with amino-acid sequence MAEIEREAMEYDVVIVGAGPAGLSAAIRLKQLDADLQVVVLEKGSEVGAHILSGAVLDPCGLNALIPDWKEKGAPLNVEVKEDNFYMLGEAGHVRIPNFPMPPLMNNHGNYIVSMGNVCRWMAEQAEEMGVEIFPGMACSELVYGDKGEVKGVVAGEFGKNPDGTPGPAYEPGMELHGKYVFLGEGVRGSLSKEVIAKFGLSDGKEPQKYGVGMKEIWEIDPAKHKEGTVTHTMGWPLGSNAGGGSFIYHLDNNQVYVGFVVHLNYKNPHLFPYMEFQRFKHHPVVAELLKGGKRVAYGARAITEGGWQSMPKLVAPGVALLGCSAGMVNVPRIKGNHNAMLSGKAAAEAAYEAIKAERSGDELAAYETDVRDGAIGKDLKMVRNVKPMWSKWGLTASLALGGLDMWTNNLLGFSFFGTLGHGKNDAEATEEASKHKPIDYPKPDGVLSFDRLTNVSFSMTNHEESQPCHLRLGNEDTPVRVNLPKFAEPAQRYCPAGVYEVVEKDGQPEFVINFQNCVHCKTCDIKDPSQNITWTTPQGGDGPNYPNM; translated from the coding sequence ATGGCCGAGATTGAACGCGAAGCGATGGAATACGACGTGGTGATCGTCGGGGCCGGCCCTGCCGGTCTGTCCGCGGCCATCCGCCTGAAACAGCTGGACGCCGACCTGCAGGTCGTGGTCCTGGAAAAGGGCTCCGAAGTGGGCGCGCACATCCTGTCGGGCGCGGTGCTGGACCCCTGCGGCCTGAACGCGCTGATCCCCGACTGGAAGGAAAAAGGCGCGCCGCTGAATGTGGAAGTCAAGGAAGACAACTTCTACATGCTGGGCGAAGCCGGCCATGTCCGCATCCCCAACTTCCCGATGCCGCCGCTGATGAATAACCACGGCAACTACATCGTCTCCATGGGCAACGTCTGCCGCTGGATGGCAGAGCAGGCCGAGGAAATGGGCGTCGAGATCTTCCCGGGCATGGCGTGCTCGGAACTGGTCTATGGCGATAAAGGCGAAGTGAAGGGCGTGGTTGCCGGCGAATTCGGCAAGAACCCCGACGGCACCCCCGGCCCGGCCTATGAACCCGGCATGGAGCTGCACGGCAAATACGTCTTCCTGGGCGAAGGCGTGCGCGGTTCGCTGTCCAAGGAAGTGATCGCCAAGTTCGGCCTGTCTGACGGCAAGGAGCCGCAGAAATACGGCGTCGGCATGAAAGAGATCTGGGAGATCGACCCGGCTAAGCACAAGGAAGGCACCGTCACCCACACCATGGGCTGGCCGCTGGGTTCCAACGCTGGCGGCGGGTCGTTCATCTACCACCTGGACAACAACCAGGTTTACGTGGGCTTCGTGGTGCACCTGAACTACAAGAACCCGCACCTGTTCCCCTACATGGAATTCCAGCGCTTCAAGCACCACCCGGTGGTGGCTGAGCTGCTGAAGGGCGGCAAGCGCGTGGCCTACGGCGCCCGTGCGATTACCGAGGGCGGCTGGCAGTCGATGCCGAAACTGGTGGCGCCGGGCGTGGCGCTCTTGGGCTGCTCCGCGGGCATGGTCAACGTGCCGCGCATTAAGGGCAACCACAATGCGATGCTGTCGGGCAAAGCCGCGGCCGAAGCCGCTTACGAGGCGATCAAGGCAGAGCGGTCCGGCGACGAGCTGGCGGCTTATGAAACCGACGTGCGCGACGGCGCCATCGGCAAGGACCTCAAGATGGTCCGCAACGTCAAGCCGATGTGGTCCAAGTGGGGCCTCACCGCCTCGCTGGCACTGGGCGGCCTGGACATGTGGACCAACAACCTGCTGGGCTTCTCCTTCTTCGGCACCCTTGGCCACGGCAAGAACGACGCCGAGGCGACCGAGGAAGCCTCCAAGCACAAGCCCATCGACTATCCCAAGCCCGATGGCGTGCTGTCCTTCGACCGCCTGACCAACGTCAGCTTCTCGATGACCAACCACGAGGAAAGCCAGCCCTGCCATCTGCGCCTGGGTAATGAAGACACCCCGGTCCGGGTCAACCTGCCGAAATTCGCCGAACCGGCGCAGCGCTATTGCCCGGCCGGTGTCTACGAAGTGGTGGAAAAAGACGGCCAGCCGGAGTTCGTGATCAACTTCCAAAACTGCGTCCACTGCAAGACCTGCGACATCAAGGACCCGTCCCAGAACATCACCTGGACCACCCCCCAGGGCGGTGACGGCCCGAACTACCCCAACATGTAA
- the soxR gene encoding redox-sensitive transcriptional activator SoxR, with protein sequence MPASAGISIGYLAERTGLAVSAIRYYEAQGLVEPWRNAGGQRRFHRADIRRLSFVMIAQQFGFSLPEIRGFLKSLPGSRTPTKADWARISDTFRSHLDQRIETLVKLRDNLDSCIGCGCLSLPNCKLYNPEDRAAQKGQGPRYLMGDRPETEAEAENGA encoded by the coding sequence ATGCCCGCATCCGCCGGCATTTCCATCGGGTACCTGGCCGAGCGCACCGGTCTTGCGGTGTCCGCCATCCGCTACTACGAGGCGCAAGGCCTGGTGGAACCCTGGCGCAATGCAGGCGGCCAGCGGCGGTTTCACCGGGCCGACATCCGTCGGCTCAGCTTTGTCATGATCGCCCAGCAGTTCGGTTTTTCCCTGCCGGAAATCCGCGGCTTCCTCAAAAGCCTGCCGGGCAGCCGCACCCCCACCAAAGCGGACTGGGCGCGCATTTCGGACACCTTCCGCAGCCACCTGGACCAGCGAATCGAAACCCTGGTGAAATTGCGCGACAATTTGGACAGCTGCATAGGCTGCGGCTGCCTGTCGCTTCCGAATTGCAAACTTTACAACCCCGAAGACCGGGCGGCACAGAAGGGGCAGGGACCCCGTTACCTGATGGGAGACCGGCCCGAGACAGAGGCTGAGGCGGAAAATGGAGCTTGA
- a CDS encoding VOC family protein gives MSAVLEHANVTVVDPHGTAAWMEKVFGWHVRWQGEAKNGGYSVHVGEETSYLALYTPRTPAGKAPESYGIVGGLNHLAVIVDDLDATEAAVKAAGFTPMNHGDYEPGRRFYFHDENGIEYEAVQYD, from the coding sequence ATGAGCGCAGTACTGGAACATGCAAATGTCACCGTCGTGGACCCCCATGGCACAGCAGCCTGGATGGAAAAGGTATTCGGCTGGCATGTGCGCTGGCAGGGCGAGGCCAAGAATGGCGGCTACTCCGTGCATGTGGGCGAGGAGACCAGCTATCTGGCGCTCTACACCCCGCGCACCCCGGCCGGCAAAGCGCCCGAAAGCTATGGCATCGTGGGCGGGCTGAACCACTTGGCGGTGATCGTCGATGATCTGGACGCCACCGAGGCCGCCGTGAAGGCGGCCGGGTTCACGCCGATGAACCACGGCGACTATGAACCGGGCCGCCGGTTCTATTTCCACGATGAAAACGGCATCGAATACGAGGCGGTGCAATATGATTGA
- the greA gene encoding transcription elongation factor GreA, which produces MEKIPMTPAGHAALESELKNLKSVERPAIIQAIAEARELGDLSENAEYHSAREKQSFIEGRIKELEGILSLADVINPAKLNGAIKFGAKVTVVDEDTDEEKTWQIVGEHEANIEAGLLNIKSPIARALIGKDEGDSVEVRTPGGERSYEILKIVYS; this is translated from the coding sequence ATGGAAAAGATCCCGATGACCCCGGCGGGTCACGCCGCGCTGGAAAGCGAACTGAAGAACCTGAAATCCGTCGAACGCCCGGCCATCATCCAGGCGATCGCCGAAGCGCGCGAGCTGGGCGACCTGTCGGAAAACGCCGAATACCACTCGGCACGCGAAAAACAGTCCTTCATCGAGGGCCGCATCAAAGAGCTGGAAGGCATCCTGTCGCTGGCCGATGTGATCAACCCGGCCAAGCTGAACGGTGCGATCAAGTTCGGCGCCAAGGTGACCGTGGTTGACGAGGACACCGACGAGGAAAAGACCTGGCAGATCGTCGGCGAGCATGAGGCCAACATCGAAGCTGGCCTGCTGAATATCAAATCGCCCATCGCGCGCGCCCTGATCGGCAAGGACGAAGGCGACAGTGTCGAAGTTCGCACGCCCGGCGGCGAACGCTCCTATGAGATTCTCAAGATCGTCTATTCCTGA